Part of the Cupriavidus basilensis genome is shown below.
GTGGATTGTCAGAAGGCGTCGCACGACAAGCTGTCGGTGCCGGTGCAGCGTTACGATGTTCGTCGCGATGACGAGATCTCCATTGAGGTATATGCGACAGGGACGGGCCCCGTCGTTGTTCTGTTGCCGTCCCTTGGCCGTGGTGCGACGGATATGCTCGAACTTGCTGAGCCGTTGGTGGATGCCGGCTATCGTGTGCTCTGTCCGGAACCTCGGGGGAACGCTCGGAGCACCGGTCCCATCGAGAATAAGAGCCTCCACGATTGGGCTGGCGATATTGCCGCCGTTATCGAACACGCCGGTCAGGCTCCGGTGGTGATAGTCGGGCACGCCCACGGAAACTGGATTGCTCGGACAACCGCAAGTGACTATCCCCACCTGGTCAGCTCACTGGTGTTGCTCGCAGGCTCTGCGGGCAAGGTGCCTCGCGGGGTCGATGCACTGCCTATTCCTGCCGAGATTCGTGCAAAGATCGAGCAGTGTGCAGACCTGACCCTTCCTGACGAAGTTCGTCTCGACAGCCTGAGGGCGGTCTTTTTTGCGCCGGGCAACGATCCGACCAGTTGGTTGACGGGTTGGAACACCGAATTGATGACGATGCAGACATTGGCCCAGAAGCGGACGCCAGTAGACGACTTCTTTGCCGGCGGTGGAAAGCCTATCTTCAACGTTCAGGCTGAGTATGACGTCATCGCGCCTCAGCGGTACGCGAATGTCCTCAGCGAGTATCTGGGCGAACAGGTCACGAATCACACGATTCGCAATGCGGCCCATGCGTTGTTGCCGGAGCGCCTGGATGAAGTTGCCGAGGCAATGATTGCCTACCTTAAATTGCCCACCATAAGGAACGGCGCGTAGTGGCTGAGAGCCTGGCGACCCCAGTCAGCTGACAATTGGCTCACGCATGACGGTACCCAGGACCTTGCGGACGAGTTCCCCTGGTCCTTGCTCGCGCCAGATGGCATAGAGCTGAATATGCCCGGCGGTCTCGCCTATTTCCCGAAAGACGACGCCGGGCATCCCTGCCCGCGCGTACGAACGCGGTACGAGCGCTACCCCTAAACCAAGTCTCACCATCTGGAAGGTCGTCAGCGGATTGCGCGCTGTATGCGCAATGGTAGGGCTGAATCCCGCGTCAAGGCACGATGCAATCATGGCATCGAACAGCGCTGGCGCGTGGTCGCGGGAGAAGGCCACCAGAGGCATTTCCTCCAGGTCCCTTATTGTCAGGTCCGACTTCGTCGTGAACTCGTGTCCCTCTGGCACGACGATCGAAAAATGTTCAGTGAAAATCGGGGCTTTTCCGAGGCCCGCTCGCGTAGGAACCGAGTGCACGACGCCGACATCGAGTTTCCCTTGCATGACTGCGTGCACCTGGTCAGCCGATCCCATGTCCGTTACGGCGATATGCAGTCCCGGAAAGCTCTCAGCCATACGCTTCAGGATTGTCGGGAGCACGTGGTAAATACCGGAGGTAACCATGCCAATCTGAAGCGTACCAATGTCGCCCGCCGCGGTGCGGCGTGCGGTGGATACGGCAACCCGCACCTGTTCCAGGACGGAGCGACAGTCGGATTGAAAGGCGCGGCCGGCGTCGGTGAGCCTGACTTCCCTGCGATTGCGGGTGAGCAGCTCTACGCCAATCTCGTCCTCCAGAGCCTTGATCTGCTGAGACAGTGGAGGTTGCGACATATGCAGTCGCACCGCAGCTTTGCTGAAGTTGAGTTCGTCAGCAACGGTGACGAAGTAGAGCAATTGGCGCAGTTCCATCCCGCTTCCCTTGTGTTTCGTGGCGTAAGGATAGCTCGAAGTGCAGCGTGGAGATGCTAGGGAAGACGTGGAGCGTAGCTGATTCGTCAGCCCTATAACTCATGGAGGCAATCGGTATTGGACGCTTGGCAGGGCGAATCTTAAAGTGGCTTGCATGCGCAGCCGGTGGTCAGTACCGGCGAGAAGCGTAAGAACACTTAGGAGGAGACTGCCATGAAGGTATCTGGACTTAACGCGCGACGTGCCGCCATCGGCCTGGCTGGTGCACTGTCGATGGCAATCGGCCTGCCTTCGCATGCGGCAGGGGACTACCCGAATCGGCCCATCAAGATGGTGATTCCCTATACCCCCGGCGGTTCCATCGATACGGTTGGCCGGCTGGTCGCCGCGCAACTGCAGCGTCAGATGGGGCAGCCTATTGTTGTGGAGAATCGCCCAGGCGCGTCGGGGATGATCGGCTCGGAAGCCGTTGCCAAGGCCCAGTCGGACGGCTATACGCTCCTCTTCAACGCGTCCAGCCAAGTCTATCTTCCTCTGGTTGCCAAGAACGCACCGTATGACGCCATCAAGGACTACACCCCGATTGGACAGATTGGCCACGTGCCGCTGCTGGTGGTGGCGAATACCAATGTTCCGGCGAACTCGCTGCGCGAGCTCGTGCAGCTGGCCAAGGCCAAGCCAAGAACCTACGCCTGGGCGACTTCGGGGCTGGGGACGACCAGCCATCTCACTGAAGAGATGATCCGCCACTCGTTCAAGCTCGATATGGAGATTGTTTCCTACAAAGGGGCGGTTCCACAGCTCAACGATGTCATGGGAGGCCATGTAACAGCTGCGGTTTCGCCGATGCCTGGCGTATATCCGTTCGTCAAGGGCGGGCGTTTGAAGGTCCTCGCGGTTACCAGTGGCAAGCGGATTCCCCAACTGCCTGATGTCCCGACTGTGGCGGAGAGCGGGCTGCCAGGCTTTGAGTTGCTGTCATGGTACGGAATCTGGGGCCCGGCTAATCTGCCGGCTGAGATCACACAACGCCTTTCACGAGAAGTCAACAAGGCCGTCCAGGATCCGGCGATGAAGGCGCGATTCGCGGATATGTCGTTCGAGACCGTGCAATCGACGCCGGAGCAGTTCAAGGCATTGATCAGCTCCGACATCACCAAGGTGTCCGCCATCGTCAAGGCAGCAAACATCCAGATTGATTGAGACGAGACGACTATGAATTTCAACGGGCCGGATGTGGAAATGACAGCGGCGCTTGCATCCTGGATTGCGAACGTCAGAAATGACGACCTGCCGCTGGAGGTGAGAGAGGCCGTTGGCTTGCTGTCTCTCGACACCTTCGGGGCGGGACTCACCGGCCATGATGAGCCGTGGTCGAAAGCCATCGCCGACTGGGCAGCCGAGGGCAGCCAGGTGCCACGTGTGAAGGGCGCGCGCGCCTGGGGAAGTCAGAGCGTGACATATCGGGCAGCTGATGCAGCCCTGGTAAATGGCGCAGCGGCGCATGCGTATGAATTGGATGACTTTCACAATGCAAAGGTCCATCTTGGTGCCG
Proteins encoded:
- a CDS encoding alpha/beta fold hydrolase — its product is MQVDCQKASHDKLSVPVQRYDVRRDDEISIEVYATGTGPVVVLLPSLGRGATDMLELAEPLVDAGYRVLCPEPRGNARSTGPIENKSLHDWAGDIAAVIEHAGQAPVVIVGHAHGNWIARTTASDYPHLVSSLVLLAGSAGKVPRGVDALPIPAEIRAKIEQCADLTLPDEVRLDSLRAVFFAPGNDPTSWLTGWNTELMTMQTLAQKRTPVDDFFAGGGKPIFNVQAEYDVIAPQRYANVLSEYLGEQVTNHTIRNAAHALLPERLDEVAEAMIAYLKLPTIRNGA
- a CDS encoding LysR family transcriptional regulator, giving the protein MELRQLLYFVTVADELNFSKAAVRLHMSQPPLSQQIKALEDEIGVELLTRNRREVRLTDAGRAFQSDCRSVLEQVRVAVSTARRTAAGDIGTLQIGMVTSGIYHVLPTILKRMAESFPGLHIAVTDMGSADQVHAVMQGKLDVGVVHSVPTRAGLGKAPIFTEHFSIVVPEGHEFTTKSDLTIRDLEEMPLVAFSRDHAPALFDAMIASCLDAGFSPTIAHTARNPLTTFQMVRLGLGVALVPRSYARAGMPGVVFREIGETAGHIQLYAIWREQGPGELVRKVLGTVMREPIVS
- a CDS encoding Bug family tripartite tricarboxylate transporter substrate binding protein — translated: MKVSGLNARRAAIGLAGALSMAIGLPSHAAGDYPNRPIKMVIPYTPGGSIDTVGRLVAAQLQRQMGQPIVVENRPGASGMIGSEAVAKAQSDGYTLLFNASSQVYLPLVAKNAPYDAIKDYTPIGQIGHVPLLVVANTNVPANSLRELVQLAKAKPRTYAWATSGLGTTSHLTEEMIRHSFKLDMEIVSYKGAVPQLNDVMGGHVTAAVSPMPGVYPFVKGGRLKVLAVTSGKRIPQLPDVPTVAESGLPGFELLSWYGIWGPANLPAEITQRLSREVNKAVQDPAMKARFADMSFETVQSTPEQFKALISSDITKVSAIVKAANIQID